In one Serinus canaria isolate serCan28SL12 chromosome 2, serCan2020, whole genome shotgun sequence genomic region, the following are encoded:
- the LOC127059250 gene encoding translation initiation factor IF-2-like: MTALAAPIVCARLFVRRALGCSMRSHLPLFAYGFHWCVDSHAVSEVSAWQPCRLGSDACEAAMPTADGRSTECSLADGRGTSQELAVVQITTLMEKLLSAAVADTDCSVHEVFAKPPPTSPGAAAALTQPAAALLGGSAVRGSAPSGDSPERCLGTSLLTTAPPAPLQHAGINTIRSPAVLAVKKGCIPAETWRCAGRWGLPPPSDRDAAGSVPCRAGRSAQERREELWDPALRPAPRAIPASTSAGLPALPAARPQRCPLCSAPLRSSPGRLPPQGERPARLPGPPGPASRSRPPAGSPGDSARLPPQEAPQPPRRLPLGARLWQVRLAASLPAPPGAAPHALPAGRRDGAGGSCPGPACGAGSPSGGSAGGPGGGPGGAPLPALGRGGRARRGWSGAGRERRRRPPPQPGPGLPPGRRGPGVPPPGQCRSLLFPDLPGLP, translated from the exons ATGACCGCGCTCGCTGCTCCCATTGTCTGCGCCCGGCTGTTTGTGCGCAGAGCTCTCGGGTGCTCCATGCGCTCTCACTTGCCTCTTTTTGCTTATGGCTTCCATTG GTGTGTGGACAGCCATGCAGTGTCTGAGGTATCTGCttggcagccctgcaggctgggaagtGATGCCTGTGAGGCTGCAATGCCCACTGCTGATGGAAGGAGCACAGAGTGCTCCCTGGCAGATGGCAGAGGAACCtcacaggagctggctgtggtCCAGATCACCACCCTCATGGAGAAGCTGCTGTCCGCTGCCGTAGCCGAT ACAGATTGCAGTGTCCACGAAGTGTTTGCAAAACCACCTCCAACGAGCCCGGGCGCAGCGGCCGCTCTTACGCAACCCGCGGCTGCCCTGCTGGGCGGCTCTGCGGTGCGCGGCTCGGCGCCGAGCGGCGACAGCCCTGAGCGCTGCCTCGGCACTTCGCTGCTAACCACAGCACCGCCCGCACCGCTCCAGCACGCCGGAATTAACACAATTCGTTCGCCGGCAGTTCTGGCCGTGAAGAAAGGGTGCATTCCCGCGGAGACCTGGCGCTGCGCAGGGCGCTGGGGCCTCCCTCCGCCGAGCGACAGGGACGCTGCAGGTTCCGTCCCCTGCCGAGCCGGCAGAAGCGCTCAGGAGAGGCGGGAGGAGCTCTGGGACCCTGCGCTGCGCCCAGCGCCCCGCGCCATCCCGGCGAGCACCTCCGCAGGGCTCCCCGCCCTCCCCGCCGCTCGGCCCCAGCGCTGCCCGCTctgctccgctccgctccgctcctcTCCCGGCCGCCTCCCTCCGCAGGGAGAGCGGCCCGCCCGCCTGcccggcccccccggccccgcgtCCCGCAGCCGCCCCCCCGCGGGGTCACCCGGGGACAGCGCCCGCCTCCCGCCGCAGGAAGCGCCGCAGCCGCCCCGGCGCCTCCCGCTCGGCGCTCGCCTGTGGCAGGTGAGACTCGCCGCGTCCCTCCCCGCTCCCCCGGGGGCCGCCCCGCACGCTCTCCCTGCCGGCCGAAGGGACGGGGCCGGGGGGAGCTGCCCCGGGCCGGCGTGTGGGGCGGGAAGCCCGAGCGGGGGTTCCGCAggcgggccgggcgggggtCCGGGCGGCGCTCCGCTGCCGGCGCTGGGCCGGGGCGGCCGCGCACGGCGGGGATGGAGCGGCgccgggcgggagcggcgccGCCGGCCGCCCCCGCAACCCGGGCCCGGCCTGCCGCCGGGGCGGAGAGGCCCCGGTGTGCCGCCGCCCGGGCAATGCcgctccctcctcttcccagaCCTGCCGGGGCTCCCCTGA